From the Lathyrus oleraceus cultivar Zhongwan6 chromosome 4, CAAS_Psat_ZW6_1.0, whole genome shotgun sequence genome, one window contains:
- the LOC127135406 gene encoding uncharacterized protein LOC127135406 — protein MEDLNLLAADCVVISCCCQCLMLQIILLLLRKMVRKTREYGKRIFCQRKGVQREMGSYKDVILRVHEKSFRIQDDDVHNCGCCIDEVEKVMEELCEKGEFGFGSFWGRKEPWGDPKVVNDQIDVSSLRYQIVDF, from the coding sequence ATGGAAGATTTGAACTTGCTTGCGGCCGATTGTGTCGTCATTTCATGCTGCTGCCAGTGCTTGATGCTGCAAATTATTCTGCTTTTGTTGCGAAAGATGGTGAGGAAAACAAGAGAATATGGTAAGAGGATATTTTGCCAAAGGAAGGGGGTGCAAAGAGAAATGGGATCATATAAAGATGTCATTTTGAGAGTTCATGAAAAATCATTTAGAATTCAAGATGATGATGTGCATAATTGTGGTTGTTGTATAGATGAAGTTGAGAAAGTGATGGAGGAACTTTGTGAGAAGGGAGAGTTTGGATTTGGAAGCTTTTGGGGTAGGAAGGAACCATGGGGTGATCCTAAAGTTGTCAATGATCAAATTGATGTTAGTTCTCTAAGATATCAAATAGTTGATTTTTGA